In the genome of Oryzias melastigma strain HK-1 linkage group LG4, ASM292280v2, whole genome shotgun sequence, the window taaccATTTGATAAACTTGATGAAAACTTAATGCTTGCACACAAATGTCTTAAAGGGCCTACGCCAtgtaagtctttcagagtaaactatatatttaaatatatatgatcatatattacctttgtcACACTAAAgagtaaattatttatgaaatatgagttatttttgtgagtttttttcctacccagatGTCTTGATTTCTGAGGCTTCACTTTTCGCTGTTTGTGGATGGCGCCTATTTCATGGTGTCATCCTGGAGCCGTCCTCGGCAGCTTGTCCGAATTTtgcccatgaaaacaaacatctgaacttttgcaaaggtTGATATCTGTCTTTAGTAGCtccagccatcgctacactggtctTAGCAATGACTGGGGCTAGCGGTTGAGCTAGCTGAAGGGTGACACTAGCGGCTGAAACTCAGAACTGATCTATTTTTTCTATAACAAATGCTTTTTATTGGGTAGAAATTACCCGAAAAGACAGGTTTTTTGCATATtaaaaaccctccaaacacCTGATATTTGGGTCACGATGTTTTACAAAGATGCAGGATTCTGATGGGCTACGTATCAATAAAAGCAAactatttcaaacatttttattcacaaattacagtctatgcaatttttttacacacattcacataaTTTAGACATCCTCACATACATCAATAAACATACGGATTATCATGTAGAAcgtcaaaaaaaacatttgtgttcttgttgcattaaattaaatgtaagaaCCCCGTGTGTCCCTCCTCATTGGAGGAACAACTTAAATGCTATAAGCCCGTACCAGTAAAAGTTTACTTCACAGTGTCTTGTAAGCTTTCTGGCGAATTCATATCAAGTACAGCACATTCAAATCCACAGACAGCTGGGTTGAAACATGATAAATATTCTGGTTTGAGTTTACAGCAAAGCAATCCAAAACAATCTAGAATACCAAAAGTGAATTCAACCATGGGCGTACATATGAGAGGAGCCGATGAGAAGGGTATGTTTTAGTCTGACTTAAGTGAGGTAGAGAGTTGTGCCTTCATCTAAAGTGAAATCATTGCAACATACCTTATATCTAAAGAGTATAGCACCTAAAAGAACAGAAAGTGAATTTTGGATTTTAACCCCTGTTTTTAGCCATTAAATTACCTGATTCTTTCCTTCTGATATTTCTGCATGcatataataaaacaactaaaacagtTATTTAACATGTTTCCTCCTAAGAAAGTTACATTTAGTGTTGTCGCAGGAATGGGCTCAGTTTCAAGGACCAGTGTCAACAAATGCCCTCAGatatatagaaaataaaaaagtctgacCTAAAAGAGTGGGATAAGGACAAGAGCAAGACTAGATTAATTTGTCTCAAATGGAGAAGCCTTGCTGAATATTTAACAATATaaattaaagacataaaaaaaaacagtgttctCTTTGGTTTCCCAGTAGTCCCGATAGCATTTTTAAAGCTGATCGAGTTCttccaaaagtaaaataaaccctCTAAAACAACAAGTCACAATTCACTCAAGGTTTGAGTAAATTCCTCCACGGTGGGTTTTGCTGTGCAGAATCAGCAAATTCAAAGACTCCCCTGGACTCTTTCCACATAAAGGAGAGGGATTTGGGAAGTTTGCCTCACCTGTactgaattttacttttttttggcattgaCTGAGGTGAAGctcagcttaattttctatcCGCTATAGAAGTTCAACTTTCTGTGAGCAGACCAAGTCACTGTTGACCAGATCCCACATGTGCATGAGCTCCAGTGGGAGCAGTTTGTGCACcacaatcatgtttttaaagaaacaaggCTCCCTGTTCAGCCTgctctttctgtttttcactAAGCCGAACGTCTTAAAGGCGTTGTGTTTCGTCGGGGTCACGTGGAGCACCTCCAGACACATGCCCAGGAAGACATCATCGATCGGAAAAAGCTCCAGCGTATTTGCGGCCCTATCGAGTCTCCTGGCCAGGATCCCGTCCATGAGGAAACCCCCTCCACCTGCATATGGAGGGTAGTAGGTTTCATTGTACAACGCCTCTGGgatgtaatatttgttttcctttttgcgGATGGGCTTAGCTTTTACCAGAACATCCCCTACAAACAGGTTCTTTTCGTTCTTGCTGCTTTCCAgatactcaaaaatgttctcCACGCTGACGAAGACGTCGTCGTCTCCCTTGAAGACGTAACGTACACCGGGGCAGTAGGTGTGGAACCACTTGAGAAAGTGAGTCTCTTTGAGGGTCAAATTGAAGAAACTGTCTAAGAAGTCCCACTGGAGAATGTCCCCGTAGATTTTGTCTTCGTATTCCACTAGTTTCTGGtggttttctctttctgcttcaTTGGAGGGTCTGCCGAGGAGGAAGAGAGTCTTGACCCTCTTCCCGTCTAACACTTGTTCTTTGCCCCAGGTTTTTCGGATGACCTCTCGGCGGTCGTGCTGCGTCGCCACGGATTTTATGACGATGAGTAAAAATATCTCCCCTGAGCACTTCTCTGGGTGGTTGAAGACCATGGGAAATAACCGACAGTGGCGATAAAGCAGGAACTGCTGGAAGTTGCTCGCCAAGTCTTGGAACCACGGCTGGTGGGAGAGGTTGAGGTTGGGACTACAGTTCAAGCTGGTCACGTCCCAAGTGGTCGGGCTGAGGCCCTCTGTGCTTGATGGCTCGCCAGCGGGAGCTGTGGGTAAAAGCTCTgactgctgctggtggtggagGTTCTGCCTCTGCACTGCGATGTTCCAGAACTGTTTTGCACCAGCCAAAAAGGTAGGTTCCTCTTTCAGGGCAGCACTTGGCTCCGCTCCATCAGAGACATGCATGCGAACTTGCCTCTCCAGTTCAAAGCGAGACTTCATATCGATGCTCCCTCTATGGACGACAGTCAGCGTCACGGCAGCCAAGAAGAACATGAGCGTTGCTCTCTTGTAAAATCTCCAGCGTTCACGATTATTCATTCtgtataaacaaaaaatagggAAGGAAAACAGGATTAGAGACAtttaaatcagcattttttacaACCCCTTTTTAGAGTTATTAACAGGATATAAATCATTTCTGGCTTTTGTCCAACAAACATTTTCcttacaaaaacatgcaaatacgTTACAaggaaaagcaaataaaagggAAATGAATGAACACATGCtgtaaataatcataaaaatcccatttaaaaTGAACTACAAGGTATTCTACTGAGGAACGCCTGAAATCTAATAGAGGttctcacattttcatcatGCCATGCTGGCCCCTATCACTCACTGAGACATTCCTGTGTACCCCCAACCCCCATCCaaggaaaaaaaggctttgagTAGTTCAGTTAGGAAgtgctatcctagacatgtttacattaaaagtggggtcatcttgacccctcAAGAAGgcgttctgatttttttttcaataacttttgatttttcacTGTCCCCCTTCATCCATATTTGTCATGGGTtggataacatgtcaatgtatggcttgggtcatctagaccccagaACAGAGCACAAGAGTTAAACAAATGTAAGAAAGAAGGTAGAGATCATCCagtcaatttcaaaataaaataaataaaattaaaaaagaaagggaaaataTTCTGTATTGCTATTAATACCCATTAATGgataaagcaagaaaaataaatagtttgtagttttaaaacaaaccacCTAACAGctgactcttattttgaaaaagaaaatgttaaaaaaaactacgtcttaaaatagttttttaaagcataactTAGTTTAAAATGTCCATCTATCAACAGGAATAAATAGACTATCGACACCTCTATTCGATTGTTTAAACAAACTTGCTCGTGGTTACAGATTAACAggaaaaaggaggaaagaaaaagCAACTTACTTCCTCTGTAACGCGGCTCAAATGGATGAAAAACGGAACCAAAACGGGTGACCTTTTATTCGTTTGGTCTATAAAATAGAGGATGTATCCTTTAGTGGATCGAGAGCTGGAGTCCTCTTGCTCCTGAAGGGAGGATGTGCGCTCGGAGTGGCGCACGGGCGGCGCAGCTTTTAAAGGCTCCACTGCGTGAGCGCGTCACGTGCGTAACAGGATGCAGAGGAGAGATGGACGACAAGCCTACGCAAGTCTTCAAAATCCCTTCAAGACTCAGCAAACAGACGATTTCTCTGGTTAATGTGGTTAACGTCTGGgcaaacaacattttctttccaTCCTTGTCtttgaagttcatttttttttttttttttttatcatggaTAGGAAACATGATATTTCTCATTCACTGGTGACTTCAGGAGTTTaatacaaaaacaggaaatatgatCACTTTAGCAGAGGGAAAATctatgtatgtattttatttttagacatttttaaacgcTTTTTAATAAACTTCAGGTCAgaaattttattaatattatttattatcttttaaaCCGTTTTAGCAATACTGACAATAATTATTATACATTTCATGAATATTTCCTGCCTTAATTTAGTCTAAAACTCAGATGGCTTTAAAGTGCcccatgatttaaaaaaagtagtgtTTGCCTCTCCAgtttccagtagtgttttaattatgattatgaagtttttaaccaaaatctcacaacctaaatgtcttaaaaagccatgtttcatgttgatctgaagcctctgtttccaaaatctcctctgagggggtgtggcttttgctGTGATCAATTCATTCAATCagttggtttctcagagcagagttcttgggaaaatattgaaaactctcttattgatttacaatcctttccagctgcggtcaaatgagccgcagTTGGCATTACCGTGGTCAAATCAAGAAGCTTCATAGAGTCTCGCAGAGATTTTCCAGTGTTCAAAGTCCTGCTACCATAAGTATTGtataaaactcacaaaaattcAGTGACGGATGATTTAATCATGgaaatgcgaacggcggctCTTTAGACTGCAGTCATTgggaagataccatcttctcttctccagcacctgagcAAGACACACTAGTCGGACCAGATTAAACACAAGTcggttaatttttttctcccttttctcttaaaaatctgaagttttcgCTCTGACATTTTACATGTAAGTTTTTTCCAGATGAACAAGTTTGACATATCTCACttacatgtttttgtcatcTTCACAAGAAGCAATGTCTGCTATCAAGATCAGCACTGTAAACCCAACAGGAGGAAATAGGAAGAGTAAATAAACAGTCCTTTAACTTACTGAAAATCTATTTCAGTGatttagaaacaaacattaagctttaaaaatcacatGTTGTGGACATTTTGGTGCAGGAAGTGAGCAGCAATTAACCAAAGTTTCAATTTGCATGAAAATCTCTCGTTCAAGTATAATAAAGTGTCTCAAGAGACAACCTCCATTTGcatcttttaatttaagtaGTTTGATTGagccatttaattttttaaagactctttaaagtgtcattttttcagtttaattttttttctcttaatgaaACTGATGATAAATTCAAGTACACTTTCTAAGATTCCCTTTGTCTAAACTCAAAATGGCAGTAATCTCAGtaattaaacatatatatatatatatatatgtgtgtgtgggtgtgtgtgtgtgtgtgtgtatatactgtatatggtTATGTAATCAAAACATGCAaattctttccttttcttccaaaacatataaagtaTCTGCTCTGGAATTTTACTTAGATGTCAGAAGTGAGTTATTTTCTAACACTAaaggcaactttttttttccagatgagtttgaaatgttttaaatgttggtACAGATTCTATTGTTCACCATGGGGAACAAAGTTCAAGGTTTTGTCGTTTTCACAAGAAGTAAAAGTTACTAGCAAGATCATGCAACCATCAAGAGCCTCAGAGgtaataaaagcataaataatcTTAATGATAAAATCGTAATAACTCACTGAATATCTGTTAATATTCAATTAATACGCACAAAGATTAACTGCAAACACTTTGGTACAGCTGCAATTGTGTGGAAATCTTCTTatcttttgaattttattgtgaaagtgtcTTTTGAGATTCATAATTTATGTCAGAGATGATATTCACTTGAAAGATGATGTCTAAATGTAAAGGGAGGTTGCTTGTTGATATTTTCACgtacttaaagtcccattccaatcaccttttgacctattttaaaagcatttccattgatattttaattgcgattatgttgtttttacccaaaattgaaaaaaaaaaaaaaaagaaattgtaatttttttacgaCATGGTGTCTGCGTAGTAGcacattagaaattcccctctgagctGTGGGCTTATACCCTGCCCACATGTCCCATAATCCCTTGTTTGCGAGTGGAGCGGGTTGTGGcgtttttttggtctgctcctgaatcacaacaatttgaaaaaagaaatactcagaaatgcaaatttgagctttattttctttatatcacCAAAACATTGCcacataaacacattaaaaacaccaaaaacacaattttcattggagtgggtattTAAGAAGACTttgggaaaaaagttttaatatggTTGAAAATTCACCTTTGACATTATACACCAATTTGAAGTCTTTATGTcaagatttgtttaattttccaaGTTGATGGCAGACAATGAGCTTTCACAAAGCGACTGTACAGGTTTCATAAGCTTAAAAGCCTCTTTGTCAATATGTGAGTTAAATGGCGTTTCCTGAATGCTTGAGTGACTGAATGACGCTCCGTCCAGGTGTTCAGGTAGACATCGCTGAAGGTAAGCctaacattatttttaagtgaTTCACAAAATACAGCAGAgatgacgaaaaaaaaaatgtataaagattgacgtttcttttaaaacaagtttatctTGAGGGTGTGTCACTTCTATCTATAGAATTAAAACAACAAGCTTTTAGATGCCGTCACTACTCAAACTATGTTGAAACCCTAAATTGCTTTatgtttcaattcaattttctttatatagcccaaaatcacaaaggaatttgcctcattgggcttcaaaatatgaacaatagttaaaaaggctaaataaaacaggttatccctgcccttagaccctccccccggtaaggaaaaactccaaaaaaaacctgagtcaggaaaaaagaagaaaccttagggattcccacatgaggaagagatcctatcccaggacggacagcccataccagaactgttaaagaaagattagcttctacaactacgtatctaagagttcattcagatagagatgagagactttttgttttcagagaaaCAAAATGTGACCGTGAttcaaaacaggatttttttttcaatctggaCTCAGCCTGTGATTCTAAATCTCTCCTTCCTCTCCTTCTCTCTCTCCATTTCCTGGATCTAGCCAGCCATCCTTCTCAGGCCCATATGCATCCTGTTGCTTGCTGATGgtgttttttcctttactttttcCCTCCTTTCTCTCCGCTGGTTTGTTCTCTGTAAGAACTGCAAAGAAGTAAGGTGGTGATGGACAGAACTTCATCCTTCCTTGCCTGATAAAACAAAGTCAGTCACGTCTGAAAGAGATGTCAAATACcaacaaaagtgacattttttaaactcactGTTGTTTTAATGCAACCATTGTTTCTACAGTTTTGTCAGGTAtcttttcttaattaaaaaataaaaaaaaatgttgactgagCAATTTATCTTCATATCATAAATAGAGGTTTAAAATCAATTCGGTGATATATCGTGATaattcatttggtgatacttatCGATTTATAATactgataaaatattaattaattaactatttatgagcgtccttcagcatCTTACGTTTGTCTTCCACCTAAACCTAAACACATCACTGAGCCTCTCTGAGTAACTCTACTCAGAACCAAAACAAGGTCTTGCAAgaatcagtttgttttaaatgttcagtcgGCCTTGCAGTTTTTGTTGCTATGAGACATgaacttcttcatttttacttgggatggatGCCAAACCTGAAACTCTGTCACGTTGGTGCCAGTGACATATAAAAAATGCAGATAGCGGGCTCAGATAAAAACGGGTGAAGCagtgtatggagagaaaatagactcaccccgatttatttaaatgcatcacttacacaccaatcttggagacatgaaaagagtctcaGATTTGTACGtaattgtggtttttgtgtgtgcGAAACAAGTGATTCATGTGTatatttagtttcaagctgttgtcatttcgatttgtgcatgtgtaactTGTAATGTTTTGAGAGACTCCAAGCTAATGGGAGAGCGTGTGAGCAGAGAGATGATAAGGGAGCGGGCTTACATTGTGcctacagtcccgcccacatcttggaggtgaatttctaatgaactatcgCTGCTCAGAAGAAActttgtcttagaaaatgatccaagtttttctcaattttgcctaaaatggcataattctaattaaaagaccaggggaaatgcttttacaatcaacaaaaagtgggtctttaataaagAATATTGCTGCACACTCCTACTGATAAAAAGGTTGTTAAAATGTCAAGGAAAACTGGTTATATAGTAACGATGCAAGATGAATAGCTGCAGCTTACGGGAATAGGGGTTGGTCTGCAACAAGCTATACCCACTTCACTCCACCTGTTCTAACAAAAGACTTTGAAGAAGTGGTTAATCATTACTTTCTTGGTAACATTTCAGTCACATTAGAAATAAATCATACCTGTTGTCTGGAAATAGAAACTTAATCCTGGAATCTTTGACCTTCGCTAGTAGAATTACACCTTAGTCATCACTCCACATTTAGGTAAATAAAAGGCTTGGTAGTTCAAGGTGGGTAATTGATAAGATGTTAAGCTGCGAAAGGGAAACTCGTGTAACTTTTGTGGATAAAAGTGATGCTGCAAGTGAGATTTGATTAGAAAAACTTCTGTTACTTGATAAGGGACTGCGATTCAGTTAAGTTGATTCAAAAGATTGAAACTGAGAACTTTGGGAAGGTCTGGGGGATTGCCGCCTATAATATCCAGGTTAACCAAAGGAGGGCTGATAAGGGGGTGGGATGAATACCCTTTGAACCAAAGGTAAACACTGGCCTCCTGTCTCACCCCCCCCAGTCCTTTAGAGAtgtttggaaaattccattTTTGCTGAAGAATGTTCTTAAAGATAATCAAAATACAAGATCACATTGGTAAAGCCACACAAAGTATTATGTTTTAGAAAGATAAGAACATTTGATACAAATTTAAGCACAGCATTTCCTGCAGTTTAGGTTCAGAATGTCACGTTTTGTGTTCACAATATATTAATTGGGTTACTGTGTAACACTTTAACACAAGAGCTCCAGCGTTTATTATCTCTGATTaactaacttttcaaccattaacacggtTAGcctaattccagcagattttgaaggagaaagtggctaaattagccaaaacagctagcatgcagctaaaatattagccaaactccaaaatagctttttttttttttttttttttttaaatcccgaattagccaaaatagctagcatgtagcaaaaatattagctaacctccagattagcctaaacaactgaaaaaaagcctaaattagacaaaatagctagcatgtagctaatatattagctaaactccaaattagcctcaaaaacttaaaaaaagcctaaattagccaacccACGTagtatgttgctgaaatattatctaaactccaaagcagcctaaaactgaaaaaggcctgtgtgttttttctttatctcaatctaaatcacaacaGTGTAAAAGAATGTTGCCTCTTAAATCACAGGCATGTGTCGCTTTTCACCTTGAGAATCTACAGGAACTATTGtgataacagttaaaaagttacagtatgttaaagattttttgtttaagtgtcaccggcgacgcctcaggtgttaaagggttaagccaGATGGTGCATCTGACATCCTGTTGGTTACATGTCATTGTTACGGCTGTGGAcatatttggttttgttctttcttttggttctgtgtatttttatcagagtgggacttctttgtggatctttgtatttttctccatttcttcCAGGTGTGATACTGGAGggtgtggctccccattggtccaGGCTGATGGAGGGAGCCTATAAAACcaccatttggacctccagaccacagaagggagctgggctgcaacctgtctcAACGGCAGCTTGGTGCTCTTCTCTACTCGTTTTAGTTTGTGTGCACATTGTAGTTACTTTGGTATTTtgtttaggtcccactctgtgtttagTATTAGTTAAGCGAAGCTGTAGGGgggaactgccattttctttagtatgacttttctcctgtttatgttagtccagggaggttagtgtttgtcattattttactgtttcttttgcaggtaagctcactgagttagttggggttttgctTGTTAttttggttcaccctgaagccttttgcttcacatttagttattgtttagttgtttttcttgtaagtAAATGTtgctatatttttatggagcaattctttgtttttgttacacatttcttctttaatttacttttatgttagGCCAGATCCTTAGACAAACTGTGGTGTAATGGTACATAAGACTATTCATGGTGCAAACTCTTCACAAAATCAGAAcaagcaaattattttttttgttaaaatctttATTAGTGCTGTCCTTTAGACccagggtccccaaactttttcttgtgagggccacataccTGTTTTCTTGTCTGATGTTTGGTCGGGGTCgttttgtaggctaacagaaaaagtgtaacaatcacagggtGTGCCCAAAAGTAAACAATTAAGTTTCCCAAATTTTAATAATCCCTTTCTTtaatcttcaaagaaaaagataaagccaaaacattaaaaaaaaaaaatgaaaccaaatgcaatatataaaaacaatggGTCTCCAATATTTTTGGGGGCTGGGCCAAGTGTGGAGGCCGTAGTTTggtcgtttttttgtttattgttgcaggggtgtttctttttatatattttatttttcaacgcTCAACCACAACCCGACTTTGGTCGAATGCATGCAGTTAAAGTCCAAGTGGTTTCCCTTTCTAAAGGTTAATGTCTGTTTTGTGGGCATTCCTGAGAaggtcaaaaatataaaaaaggctCTGCATTTGAAAGTGTTTGTGGAGAGGCCTCCCTGTCCTTTCACATCATGCCTTTTAAAAGGCACCGTGTCCTTTTCCGTCTCCGCTCCGAGTTCAGTGCTCTTAACCAAAAACAACCAAGCACAGCCTGAAAGGGAA includes:
- the b3gnt7 gene encoding UDP-GlcNAc:betaGal beta-1,3-N-acetylglucosaminyltransferase 7, whose amino-acid sequence is MNNRERWRFYKRATLMFFLAAVTLTVVHRGSIDMKSRFELERQVRMHVSDGAEPSAALKEEPTFLAGAKQFWNIAVQRQNLHHQQQSELLPTAPAGEPSSTEGLSPTTWDVTSLNCSPNLNLSHQPWFQDLASNFQQFLLYRHCRLFPMVFNHPEKCSGEIFLLIVIKSVATQHDRREVIRKTWGKEQVLDGKRVKTLFLLGRPSNEAERENHQKLVEYEDKIYGDILQWDFLDSFFNLTLKETHFLKWFHTYCPGVRYVFKGDDDVFVSVENIFEYLESSKNEKNLFVGDVLVKAKPIRKKENKYYIPEALYNETYYPPYAGGGGFLMDGILARRLDRAANTLELFPIDDVFLGMCLEVLHVTPTKHNAFKTFGLVKNRKSRLNREPCFFKNMIVVHKLLPLELMHMWDLVNSDLVCSQKVELL